The genome window TATCCAACCACCATGTACATTTTCACTGTTGACACAGTGTAGCTTGTATTGCTTGCATGACATGGGAACTAACAGAAGAATGGCAAGAAAAACCACTCCTATTTTAGGcaacataatttaaaaagattTGCTCTTTTTGAAAATCCTTTATTAACCTGGTGATAGCAGACAAGTACATGTGTGCTTATGTTGCTTTTATAaaacatacacagacacagagagagagagagagagagagtcaacagATGAATTCTGCACATAGTATTCAGTAAGAGAACTGTGAGAAGGACAAGGTGCTAAATCCCTCTGTCAGTGTTCCATCTCCTCCCATAGCTGCAGAAGGATTTGAAACCATGAGTATGGTCATAATAATGGGATTCCAACAGGTGATGTCAGAAGTTTCCActgaaaaggaggaggcagaACCCAATGTCTGCATGGGAAAagtagaagaaaggaaggaggggccAGACCAGGGGGGAGGAATAAAAGCGGAGGTGAAGAACCAATAGGGGCAgaggcaaaagaagaaagtgggaaagagaggtaaaagagaggaaagagaagagagaaaggggagagagaaataacaAGAGAGATGCCAGTCCAAGACAGTCAGCTCTCCTGTCCCCAGCAAGAGAAGGGGGTTCAGAGGAGCTTCCTGATGGCTGGGAGTGACCTCCCACTAGGCAGGAAGCCAGAATGATATTCCCAGAGGAAGACACACACCACCCCTCTAGGAAGGCATCCTTCTGGGATGGGAGGGTGGGAGTAGGCAGAAGGTTAGTTAAGAGGGCTTCCCGGACAGCTGAatggacacccactcagagggaAGCCTGGAGGTATACCACAAACATGGGGGAGAACTTCAACCATTTACAAAGATCCCTCCAAGAAGACTGATGGGGAGCCGATATCAGAGGTCCCAGGAAGCACAGACACTTGAATGGCAAGACCAGAGTGTGGGACAGTTCTATTCTGTCAAACCCTCCTCtcagggaagaagagaaaacGACCATTGGGGATGTTAGAAGGGAATGGGAAGTTGGACCTTTTGAAGTTGTGGTTAAGACACCtgttgtatctttttaaaaaaggcactcCATTGAAGCAAGAAGAGCCTCCTGTCATCAGTTTGGAATTAGGCCATGAATGCCCATTCAAAGAGGGATCCATTCAAAAGGACACAATGGGTTGTGAAACTTTCCAAATATACCATCTAGCATTCTTTCACACAGTAGCGTGACCAAGCAATACAACCTAGAGAAAGATGATGCAAATGAAGTGCCATGTAAGTTTGTCAGTGGCTTCCACTATGATACAGAATCATCCGTATAAGCAGGAGTATGTTTCTGTGTGGAAAGACTGTGATGTTCATTTAATTTTAGCTTTCAGATCCAATTCCTGGGCTCAGAATTTTTTAATTCTTAGCATATATCTTCTGTGTTAGTGTGGTGCATTTTTAAGTTctagtaaaaagaagaaaaagcagatcCTGCAACTTTGACACTACCACTTGCCTACCACTGCCCAAAATATACAGGCCCTCCCACTATTACTGCTGCCCATCATAGAAATTAGCATTTTCTAGTTAATATTAATAAAGATCACACTCAGCACAATTATGTATTTCCTGGCTTTCAATACACAAGACACACAGAATAGAGCAGAGTTTGAAAGCAAGTCAGtccttttttatattaaaaatttcTGTTGATTAGCACAGGAGTGGGAAAACTTTGAAGCTTTGCTGAGTGCCAAACCCTGCAATGCTTGTGTTGACATCGAGCTAAAAAGATATGCATTTGTATCTATTTCATCTATAGCAAATCATAACAGATTTGAGGGGCTAATGGATTGGTTGATGGCAAGACAAGGACATTTTACAGTATAGAATACTCCTGGTCTGCTGCTTACCAGAGGCTCCTGCTTGCTGGAAAAAGAGACAGCTATGGAAGTCACTGCCTGTGGACCTAAAACTAGTCTATTTCTGTCTCCCCTGTAAAGAAAATTCCCAAATAGGTTCTCAAGATTACATGGAGATTTGAAATGGAGATTTGGGTCAAACAGAGAAGGATCAGGAACCTTGACCAGGAGAACAGtagataaaaatgttttttttaaataaaaaacaatgcCTTTTATAAATGTAAATCAGaccaagacattttaaaaaactggaaacagCCAGTTTATCTTAAACAACACCTGGGGCCTAAATCTGACACAGGGATATGCATGCTCCTGGGTTTAATAGGCTTAAGCATGCTTAGCTCTGGGTCAGACCCATTCCTATTTTAAGGTTAAATAATATTTGGACATACGCCCCGCTGTGAATCTGTGAAGTGAATCAATGCTGCCACCAGATGCTGACTCTGATGGAGcaatatatttgtgaagattcttcacagatatatagactgaaaaagctacttgggtGAGTAGTAAAaggtttcagcctaataagaaagaattccagttgccatgacttaacttccagatacTCTGGTGGAGGCACTGATTATTTCTCATACAAAATTTTTCCACTTTACCAAACAAGCATAGGTATTTCATTTTCAACTAATAAAAGAGTAAATCACTCTAGATAAAAACTGTCAGAACTTGCCAGTCTTGGTcacttcatttttctttgttgctcCGTTTGTGTTAGGATGGGACTCAGTCaacaagaaggaaacaaaggGAGCAATACTTACAAAGAGAAGGAGGGATGGAATTGACCAGCTTACAGATTCCTGTTCACCCATACTTAAGTTCACCCTCCTGGGCTCAGACTGCAATACCCTACTGAGGAATATTCAAAAGACCATGTTtctaatattaaaaatgtaaagcaCACAAAACATATAAAAGGTACAACATCTGCTTGTAAGAATGACACAACAGTGCAAAACCATGGATAGGGAGGTTTAGTCCTCCATGTATTGCTTGACAGGAACTCATGTCACTGGCGATGGTAGCTATTTCTCATGGAAAGTGCAATCCCACAATATCTGAACAGCCATACTTCCTCACCATTGGTGTAAATGCTACTCTGTTTAGCTGTAATTTGACATTCTTTAGAAGCACCCTCCAGGAAATATATATGAAACATGATCAGTGGGAAATATGACTTTTACAGAGCCAAAACAAGTCAGTGAGTATTTTTTATAACATGTCCCTTGTATTTGGCATAACTGTTTCTCTTACAAGTGAAGCTAGGACATTCCGGTATGTGTCCAAAACCATCTTGGCAGAAGGTCTTTCGTTTGGCCTCTTCTTACATGCCTGATGGATGCCAAACAGGTGAAACCTGACAAGATCACTCCCATCAACGTCTCCCAAAAGAAAGTTGGAAACATCAGGGATTTTCCATATGTCTGTCATTTCATCATATGGAGGCATGAGATTGTCTTCAAATGGTATATTGTTTCCATAAGGCCAAAGCTGCTCAGGAGCCACAAACTCACCCTGCAGCTCCTGATGGCCACACTTGATCAATTCACCAGCACTCTTGTTTACGAGTGGCAAGGCATCCAGGTCATTCACAACAATATGGAAGCTGCTTGTCAACAAGTACTGTGAAAGTACTTTCTCTAAGTCATTGGAGTCACACATCACAAAAGTGCCCAGGGGACTGTTGTGCAGGTAATGGATAATACTCACATAGTTTATGGCCAGCAAGAACCTGTTTTGCCACATGTTGGAGTTCTTGTATTTTGGAAGATTCAGTATCTGATTCAGATTCTTCAGGGAGCCAAACGGATGGTACTCTGTAAGGACTGTGAACTCCTCTTCGCAATAGCCAAGCAGTTTGACCACATGCTTGCTTTGTAGAGATTTCAGCATCTGAAGCCCATGCATGAAGTCTTTCTGAAGCTCTGGCACAGTTAGCTGGGAAAGGGCAactttgttttccttccattCAGAAAGGAAGACCTGAAAAGAGGAGAATGTACTTATTTTTCTCAAAATGCCACGAATGTAGAGCCACTAATGGCCACAAACCTCTAATCAAATCActtgttttatgttttgaatTTGATCAACACAGCTGTCGAAGATCCAAATTACcagagaaaatggaacatttggcTCATCTGAAAAGAAAGCATGCAGACTAAATACTTCcaagtgttaaaaaaaacacctctatgTTCATTATCACAGTAATCTTTACAACAGCTTCATAAATGTAGGCAAATCCATTATGGTACCACAATAAACTGATGTGTGAAACTTTGGACATAAGCCTTTGTAAACAGCAGCTCAGTTCATCAGGCACCCAACAAAGTGGGCTGCATTCCACAAATGCTcgtgccaaataaaacctgttcaCCTTTAAGATGCCTTATGACTCTGCTGCTTTTGTAGCAACAGACTAACAGAGCACGCACACCCCACTGAAACAGGACCTGAGCctaatgcttttattttttatggAGATATGTAAACTAAGATACCATCAGTTGTTTATGTTGATGAAATTTCCAAAATCTAGTTTGAAATATTAATCTGATTTGCTTCTAGTACTTGTATGCAATATGAAGCTTGCTCAAAGATTCATTTCTGGCACTAACTAAATCTGCCTCCCCATCCATGGAATTAAGAATGCTTGAATAGTAGCATCCTCAGTGGCAATGATGGAGGAGGGTTTGCAGTAATTCTTCCTCCTCTTGCTTATTGCTACTTTCTTTCTGTTGGTTGGCCATTCATAAATTGAACTGCATTCTCAGTGGAGTTCTTAGGAACACAAAGAGGTTTCCAAATTTAACTGGGTTTTAAAAGCTAAGTTTCTGCAACAGTGGCTTAGTCTGCCAAACTAAGTTCCAGGGTTAGGAGAGTATCTATCACTGCCTTCAATTCACAATGACATTTGGTGTAAATAACCAACACATTTAATCTATGTTACAACTCAACAAATTATGCAACACTGAATGTCTGAAATGTGGTGAATGTTGGCAAATTCCGGACATGTTTTATGGGGGTCTAAAAATACAGAGACTCACCACTGAATGTAGTCAACTAAATACTACAGTATAACATTCATGTGTCACTATTGCCAAAACGTAAGATACCATATATATACAAGAATACCTATTCCTAGCCATTCAAAgagaaaaacacaatttaaattacCATTATTCACATATTGACATTCACCAAATTTCAGTGATTTACTGAAGCTTATACAGGAAGCAGTACTTTGAAAAGAAAAGCAGTACATCATTCAAGAGAACTTTTTGGGAAATCTACATCAGGACACAAACTCCTAACCCTTTAGGGGTTTTTTTCAGGTTCTTCTATTCACATGAAAACTATTGTCACAACTATGTGAGACTTTTAAAGCCATTCATGAATTTGCAGATAAAATTACATGGTGAATTTAGACATTCACTGTACAAACTCTGGTAAAAGTAGAGCTGTCACCACATTACAAAATGTGAACAGTACATTTAAAGAATGACATTTTTATTATCTTCAATAATAATTATTCAA of Pogona vitticeps strain Pit_001003342236 chromosome 6, PviZW2.1, whole genome shotgun sequence contains these proteins:
- the POMK gene encoding protein O-mannose kinase → MEKKSYDMKTDLMQKLIPPALLLIVVLLLVNLLLYQYFNNAYFFYGQVNVEHNPCPHGYFRLGSLRNCTPWLSCEAIKREVRKLKRVGEGAVKRVFLSEWKENKVALSQLTVPELQKDFMHGLQMLKSLQSKHVVKLLGYCEEEFTVLTEYHPFGSLKNLNQILNLPKYKNSNMWQNRFLLAINYVSIIHYLHNSPLGTFVMCDSNDLEKVLSQYLLTSSFHIVVNDLDALPLVNKSAGELIKCGHQELQGEFVAPEQLWPYGNNIPFEDNLMPPYDEMTDIWKIPDVSNFLLGDVDGSDLVRFHLFGIHQACKKRPNERPSAKMVLDTYRNVLASLVRETVMPNTRDML